In the Methylosinus sp. LW4 genome, CGGGCTGGACACGGCTCACATCGTCGCGGCCATTCTCGACGAAGCCGACGAGATGCTCGATCTCGGCTTTCGCGAGGATCTCGAGTTCATTCTCGAGGCCACGCCGCAGGATCGGCGCACGCTGCTCTTCTCCGCCACAATGCCGAAAGGCATCGCCGCTCTGGCCAAGCGCTATCAGCGCGACGCGCGGCGGATCGACGTGGCGCGCGGGGAGCGCGGCCATGGCGACATCGACTATCGCGCGGTTCGCGTCGCGCCGAAGGAGATAGAGCTCGCGACCGTCAATCTCTTGCGCTATTTCGAGGCGCCGACGGCGATCGTGTTCTGCAACACGCGCGAGTCCGTGCGTCATCTGCACGCGACCTTGCTCGAGCGCGGATTTGCGGCCGTGCTGCTCTCGGGCGAGCTCGGCCAGCACGAGCGCAACCATTCCATGCAGGCGCTTCGCGACGGGCGCGCGCGCGTCTGCGTCGCCACCGACGTCGCGGCGCGCGGCATCGATCTGCCAAATCTCGACCTCGTCATTCACGCCGATCTCCCGCATGACGCGGAGGCCCTGCAGCACCGCAGCGGGCGGACCGGCCGCGCCGGGCGCAAAGGCGTCAGCGCGCTGCTGATTCCTTCGGCGCGGCGCCATCGCGCCGAGCGGCTGCTGCGCGACGCCGGCGTTCACGCATTTTGGAGCGGACCGCCCTCCGCCGAGGAGATCGACGAGCTCGATCGCAAGCGCATGATGCGCGATCCACTGCTGGCGGAGCCGCCGAGCGAGGAGGATTTCGAAGCGGCGAAGCTGCTTCTCGCGGAGCGATCGCCCGAGCAGCTCGGCGCCATGCTCGTTCGGCTCTACCGTGCGCGGCTTCCCGCGACCGAGGCCGTCATCGACCCCGGGCAGGAGCCCGCGCGTCGGGAGCCCCGCGAGTCTCGGGAGCCCAGGGAGTCTCGGGAGCCCCGAGAGCCCCGCCCCTCCTCCCGGGCGGCAGGCGCGCGGCCCGCCAAGGAGCCGCGCCCGTCCCGCTTGCCCGGCGGCGCCGTCTGGTTTCGTCTCGACATCGGCCGCGCGAAGAACGCCGATCCGAAATGGCTGCTGCCCATGCTCTGCCGCAAGGGAAATCTCACGCGGCAAGACATTGGCGCGATCCAGATTTTCGAGCATGAGACGCAGGTCGAGATCGCCGAGCCGGCGGCGGCGCAATTCATCGTCGACATGCGGCGGCCCGGCGGCGAGAATATCCGCGTGGATCGCCTGAACGGCTATTCCGAGCCGAGACAGGTCAAGCCGCCGCGCACAGACGCGCCGCCGAAGCACAAGCAGAAGCCGCGTCGGGAAAAGCGGCCGCGAGGCTGACCACGCCTGCGCGCCGCGGGCCGAAATCAGCCGATCATGCAGATGATTTCCTCATTGTCGCGCGGGTGAGCCGCGCCTCGTCGCCAGAGTCCCCGCAAGGGTCGGCGACGGCCGAAAATTGTTTGGCGCTTTCATCGATCCTCGCGCGTCTATGTCAGCAGGAATGCGTACGCCGACGGAATGGTCCGTCGTCGCGAGGCGCCGACGAGGTGCACGATGTCCAAATCGTCAGATGCGTTTGCGAGCAGCCGCGCGCCGTCGATCGCGCCGACCGAGCCGGAATTCGACAGGGAGCCGAATGCGGGCGTGCAGCTCGTCGATCGTCCTGCGGACGACGAATTTCCGAGCCCCGGCGCCGGGGAGCTCGATCCCGCCTATCCGCTCTATGGCGCATTCGGCAATCGCTATCTCACGCGCCAGGCCGATATCGAATCCAATGCGAGAACCTATCCGCGAAGCCTGCCGATCGCGCTCCGAGCGGGGCGCGGCGTCATCGTGGAAGACACGGAAGGCCGCGAATACATAGATTGTCTCGCGGGCGCGGGCGCCTTGGCTCTCGGCCATAATCATCCGATCGTCGTCGAGGCGATCCGCGCGACATTGGCGGAAGAAGCGCCGTTCCAGACGCTCGATCTGCCGACGCCGCTGAAGGACCGCTTTATCCGCGAGCTGTTCGACAGCCTGCCTCCGAGCTTCGCCGAAGAGTTCAAGATACAATTTTGCGGTCCCTCCGGCGCGGATGCGATCGAGGCGGCTCTCAAGCTCGTCAAGACCGCGACCGGGCGACGCGGCATCGCATCCTTCCAAGGCGCCTATCACGGGATGACGCATGCGACGCTCGGCGTCACCGGCGAGCCGACGCCGCGAAGATCCGTCGGCGGCCTCGGCGGCGAGGTGCAATTTCTCCCCTATCCTTCCGATTATCGCTGTCCCTTCGGGCTCGGCGGCGAGGCCGGATGGGCCATGGGCGCGCGCTATATCGAGAATCTGCTCGAGGATCCGAACAGCGGCGTGCTTCCGCCCGCCGGAATGATTCTCGAGGTCGTTCAAGGCGAAGGCGGCGTGAACCCGGCGCCGGACGACTGGCTGCGCAAGATACGCGACATCACCAGGCGCCGCGGCGTGCCTCTCATCATCGATGAGGTGCAGACGGGTCTCGGACGCACCGGGCGCATGTATGCCTGCGAGCATGCCGGCGTGACGCCGGATGTGCTCGTGCTCTCGAAAGCGATCGGCGGCGGGCTTCCGCTATCGGTCGTCGTCTATCATCGCGATCTGGACCTATGGAAGGCCGGCGCGCATGCCGGGACGTTTCGCGGCAATCAGCTCGCCTTCGCCTCCGGCGCCGCGACGATCCGCCATATCATGCGCGAAAGGCTCGATCTCAATGCGGAGACCATGGGCGCGCGTCTTCGCCGCGGCCTGGCGTCGATCGCCGCCGACGCATCCTGCATCGGCGATATTCGCGGGCGCGGGCTCATGATCGGCGTCGAGATCGTCGACGATGGCGCATCGGATGGAGCGACGCGTCCCGCGGCTCCAGAGACCGCGCGAAAAATTCAATATGAGTGCTTGCGTCGCGGCCTCATTCTCGAGCTCGGCGGACGCTTCGCCTCGGTCGTGCGCCTGCTGCCGCCGCTCATTGTGAGCGATAGCGACATTGGCGCAATTCTCGACAGATTCGAGGCGGCGCTGAAGGCCGTCGAGCGAGGCTACGCTTCCGCCGCGAGCCGCTGAGCGCGCGCATCGATGGGGCGGGCGTCGCTTGACGCTCGTCGTCACTTCAATTCGATGACGTCTTCCTCTGATCCATCGATACGATGGTAGAATCGCACGAGGTCGGCGAACGAATCCGCCCGCATTTTTCGCATGACCTGACCACGTCGCATCTTTATCGTCACCTCGCTGAGGCCGAGCTGACCCGCGATCTGCTTGTTCAAGAGTCCCGATACGGCGAGCTTCATCACCTCCTTCTCGCCGTCCGACAGGCTCGCGTAACGCCGACGCAGCTCGGTCTGCACGCGCTCCGCTCGCCTGCGCGCCAAATCGCGCGCGAGGCCATTTTGTATCGCATCGACCAGGTCTTGCTCACGAAACGGCTTGGTCAAGAAATCGACGGCGCCGGCTTTCATCGCTTTGACGGACATCGGCACGTCGCCATGCGCGGTGACGAAAATGATCGACATCCTTATTCCCGACCTCGTCAGCTCCTCCTGAAACTCGAGGCCGCTCACGCCGGGCATGCGCACATCGAGCACGAGACATGACGGCGCATCCGGCCTTTCGCTCTGCGAGAATTCCTTCGGCGACGCGAATGTCGCGGCGCGCAGCCCGATGGAAGCCAGCAGATCCGCGAGAGATTCTCGAATCGACTGGTCGTCATCCACGACATAGACGATCGGCGACTCTGCTTCTTGCGTATCGGCGGCCATATTCATGCGCCCTTCTTCTTCCGTCCCGGCAGGAGGAAATGAAATTCGGCGCCTCCCTCCGCGTTGGCGGCGGCCCAAATCCGACCGCCATGCGCTTCGACGATCGAGCGGCTGATCGCGAGGCCAATGCCGGTTCCATCCGCTTTCGTCGTGTAAAAGGCTTCGAAAATCGTCTCGAGCCGATCCGGCGCGATGCCATGGCCGGAATCGCTGACGATGAGCTCGACGCGCTTTTCGTCCGCGAGCCGCGCCTCTATCGACACGCGCGGCTCCGAGCGCGCTCGCGTGACGGAGTCTATGGCGTTCAGCATGATGTTCAACAGCACCAGCTCGATTTGAACCGCCTCGGCGTAGATTTCGAGCGCGGCGCCCGCGAAAATCACCGTCACCGCGACATTGTTGCGCTGCAGCTCGGCCTCGCTCAGCGCGAGGACCTGATCGACAACGGACATCACATCGATCCAATTCGTATTGAGCTTCGGCAGCTTATAGAGGTTGCGAACACGGGCCACGATCCCGCTGGTGCGATTGGCGTCGCCGATCATCCGCTCCACCGCCTGCCGCGCCTTCGGCAGGTTGGGAGGGTCGCACGCCAACCAGTTCAAGCACGCGTTTCCACTCGCGATGATCCCGGTGAGGGGCTGATTGACCTCATGCGCGATCGAGGCTGTCGTCTCGCTCAAGGAATTGACCCGCGCGAGCCGGATCAGCTGGGCGCGCGCCGCCTGCTCGGCGAGGGTCGCCTCCGCGCTCTTCAACGCGAGATAAGTGGTCGCCGCAATCGCGCTGACGCTCAAAGCGCAATTGACCACGCCCGGCCCATAGGCGCCCGCGTGGCTAAGCATGAAGCTCGCCAATGTCAGAGCGATGCAGCCGAACGAAACGGCGAGCACGCCGCGTTTCGGAAGAAACCCGGTCGCGATCAGGACGACGACGACATAAAGGACAGCGACGGCGATCTCGAAGTCCGTCACCGTATCCCCGACAAAAATCGCAGCCGCCAGAGCGAGCATGGACGCCCAGCGCATGACGGCTCCACGCTTTCCGCGCATGAAGCCTGCTGTCCCGGCCAATCGAGCGATCTCCCTGCTGTGGCGCCGATTTCGCGATCGAGCTTAGATCATCTCGGCCGTGACGTGAACGCCCGATCGCGCGAGGCGTTCGTCCTGCGCCGCAGCTCTGCTCATCGGCACCGGACGATATATTGCCTCGCATAGGTCGGAGGCGCCTCCGGCCAGGATGCGCGTTGCGCGTCGGCGAGCTCGAAGCGGTCGGAGCAGATTTCCGCCGCGAGTCGGCGCACAAAGGCGTCGAGGCGCGCTCGCCGAGCCGATGCGACGTCGAGCAGGAGATCGGAAGCGCTGAGCCGCAAGACATGCGTGTCGGCGCCGATCGTCTCATGCGAAAACCAGATATCGCCGTCGCCGCGCGGAATCGCGGGCTCCGGGGCGCCGGTCACGACCGTGCAGAAGAAGCAGAGACCTCGTAGAACAGCATCCATTGTCGCCTCGATCTGTCGAGCGCCGCCCAGCGTCAGAGCGCCGCCGCGGCCGCGTGCGATTTGGCGTCTCGACGGTTCCACCAGCCGCCGCCCAACGCCTGAAACAGCGCCACCGTGTCGGCGAAGCGCGAGGCCCGCGCGTCGACGAGCGCCGTCGTCGTGTCGAGATAGGCGCGCTGCGCCTCTATCACGATCGGAACATTGACCAAGCCCTGCTCGAGCTGGCGCTGGATCAGCTCGACATTTCGCCTGGCCGAGCTCTCGGCCGCAGTCGCCGCCGCGATCGCCTGGCTGTCCGACCGTAGCGCGGACAAGGCGTCGGCGACGTTCTGGAACGCCGCCAGCACGACGCTGCGATATTGCGCGAAGGAACGGCTGGCGCCCTCCTCCGCGGCGCGCTGCTTATAGGCGAGCGTTCCCGCATCGAAAACCTTCTGCGCCAAATGACTGCCGACCTGCCACATGGCCCCGCTCGGCGACAGATCCGGCGCATTGGACGATGTTCTGCCGATATTCGCCGACAAGGTGATCTGCGGCAGCCGATCGGCGATCGCCGCGCCGATCTGCGCATTCGCTTCGTGAAGCGAGGCTTCCGCCGCCCGAACGTCCGGCCGCTGGCGTATCAGATCGCCGGGAACGCTCAATGGCAGGGCGCGAGGAAGACCGAAGGCGGCGAGCCGAAATGTCGGAGACGGCGGATCGGCGGGAAAGCGGCCGGTGAGAAAAGCGAGGAGATGACGTTGCGTGGCGAGCGACTGCACGAGCGGCGGCAGCGCCAGACGCGATTGCGCGAGCGCCGTCTCCTGCGTCATGACGTCGGACGAGGCGATATGCCCGATCTCGAATTGTCGCCGCAAAATGCTCAAGAGCTTCGTCTGCAAGGCGATGACCCGATTGGTGGCGTCGATCTGTCCGCGCAGCCGCGCCTCTTCGATCGCCGCGAGGGCGACATTGGAGGCGAGCGTCAGATAGACGCCTTCTCTCTGGAACGCTTGCAATTCGACCTCCGCATCCGCGGATTCGATTTGCCGCCGCGTTCCGCCCCAGATGTCCGGCGCGAAGGACACGCTCACCTGCCGCGTGACCACGCTGTATCGCGACGGTCCCGTCGAGGTTTCTCCCGTGCTCGGGTCGACGGTCGGCGCGACGGCGATCTTTTGCCGATTTGCGTCCAGCATCGCGTCCACCGACGGGAACAGCGCGCCCCGTTGCGCGAGCGCATTGGCGCGCGCGACGCGCACGGCGGCTTCGGCGGC is a window encoding:
- a CDS encoding DEAD/DEAH box helicase, translated to MTFLNARAPLAKALAERNYNSPTPVQAAVLSADAQGGDILVSAQTGSGKTVAYGLAIASTLLGEADRLPEPQAPLALVVAPTRELALQVERELGWLYEHAGARIVACVGGMDARLERRKLTEGAHIVVGTPGRLRDHIERGGLDTAHIVAAILDEADEMLDLGFREDLEFILEATPQDRRTLLFSATMPKGIAALAKRYQRDARRIDVARGERGHGDIDYRAVRVAPKEIELATVNLLRYFEAPTAIVFCNTRESVRHLHATLLERGFAAVLLSGELGQHERNHSMQALRDGRARVCVATDVAARGIDLPNLDLVIHADLPHDAEALQHRSGRTGRAGRKGVSALLIPSARRHRAERLLRDAGVHAFWSGPPSAEEIDELDRKRMMRDPLLAEPPSEEDFEAAKLLLAERSPEQLGAMLVRLYRARLPATEAVIDPGQEPARREPRESREPRESREPREPRPSSRAAGARPAKEPRPSRLPGGAVWFRLDIGRAKNADPKWLLPMLCRKGNLTRQDIGAIQIFEHETQVEIAEPAAAQFIVDMRRPGGENIRVDRLNGYSEPRQVKPPRTDAPPKHKQKPRREKRPRG
- a CDS encoding diaminobutyrate--2-oxoglutarate transaminase; translation: MSKSSDAFASSRAPSIAPTEPEFDREPNAGVQLVDRPADDEFPSPGAGELDPAYPLYGAFGNRYLTRQADIESNARTYPRSLPIALRAGRGVIVEDTEGREYIDCLAGAGALALGHNHPIVVEAIRATLAEEAPFQTLDLPTPLKDRFIRELFDSLPPSFAEEFKIQFCGPSGADAIEAALKLVKTATGRRGIASFQGAYHGMTHATLGVTGEPTPRRSVGGLGGEVQFLPYPSDYRCPFGLGGEAGWAMGARYIENLLEDPNSGVLPPAGMILEVVQGEGGVNPAPDDWLRKIRDITRRRGVPLIIDEVQTGLGRTGRMYACEHAGVTPDVLVLSKAIGGGLPLSVVVYHRDLDLWKAGAHAGTFRGNQLAFASGAATIRHIMRERLDLNAETMGARLRRGLASIAADASCIGDIRGRGLMIGVEIVDDGASDGATRPAAPETARKIQYECLRRGLILELGGRFASVVRLLPPLIVSDSDIGAILDRFEAALKAVERGYASAASR
- a CDS encoding response regulator transcription factor, giving the protein MNMAADTQEAESPIVYVVDDDQSIRESLADLLASIGLRAATFASPKEFSQSERPDAPSCLVLDVRMPGVSGLEFQEELTRSGIRMSIIFVTAHGDVPMSVKAMKAGAVDFLTKPFREQDLVDAIQNGLARDLARRRAERVQTELRRRYASLSDGEKEVMKLAVSGLLNKQIAGQLGLSEVTIKMRRGQVMRKMRADSFADLVRFYHRIDGSEEDVIELK
- a CDS encoding sensor histidine kinase; translation: MAGTAGFMRGKRGAVMRWASMLALAAAIFVGDTVTDFEIAVAVLYVVVVLIATGFLPKRGVLAVSFGCIALTLASFMLSHAGAYGPGVVNCALSVSAIAATTYLALKSAEATLAEQAARAQLIRLARVNSLSETTASIAHEVNQPLTGIIASGNACLNWLACDPPNLPKARQAVERMIGDANRTSGIVARVRNLYKLPKLNTNWIDVMSVVDQVLALSEAELQRNNVAVTVIFAGAALEIYAEAVQIELVLLNIMLNAIDSVTRARSEPRVSIEARLADEKRVELIVSDSGHGIAPDRLETIFEAFYTTKADGTGIGLAISRSIVEAHGGRIWAAANAEGGAEFHFLLPGRKKKGA
- a CDS encoding efflux transporter outer membrane subunit encodes the protein MSPSNLEFRHWTIVTARLRRLSLGSSVLMFLSGCAVGPDFQPPSAPSVSSFLPTAHDDRAGSAPLDGLKLVSGAEVPAQWWELLRSDGLNQLVREAIAHNSDLTAAEAAVRVARANALAQRGALFPSVDAMLDANRQKIAVAPTVDPSTGETSTGPSRYSVVTRQVSVSFAPDIWGGTRRQIESADAEVELQAFQREGVYLTLASNVALAAIEEARLRGQIDATNRVIALQTKLLSILRRQFEIGHIASSDVMTQETALAQSRLALPPLVQSLATQRHLLAFLTGRFPADPPSPTFRLAAFGLPRALPLSVPGDLIRQRPDVRAAEASLHEANAQIGAAIADRLPQITLSANIGRTSSNAPDLSPSGAMWQVGSHLAQKVFDAGTLAYKQRAAEEGASRSFAQYRSVVLAAFQNVADALSALRSDSQAIAAATAAESSARRNVELIQRQLEQGLVNVPIVIEAQRAYLDTTTALVDARASRFADTVALFQALGGGWWNRRDAKSHAAAAAL